Part of the Plasmodium falciparum 3D7 genome assembly, chromosome: 10 genome, TGATAAGAATGTATTAAAATTTCAAAATTTGAATAAATTGCTATATGTAGAGGATGATTATTACGTTAGGACCACCAGAGATTCACATAAAAAGATTGCTCAAGAGGTGTGGGATAAATGTGAAAAAAATggtgatatatatttaggtGAATATGAAGGATGGTATAATGTCAGAGAAGAAACGTATGTACCCGAAAATGAAGCAAAATTAATGAATTATATTGAtcctttaaataatataaaattagaaaaaatgaaagaaccatcttatttttttaaaatgtcaAAATATCAGGATAAATTAATAGAATATATACAATCTAATCCTGATTATATTCAACCTgaacaaaaaagaaatgaaatcTTACAAAGGCTTAAGGAACCTTTAGCTGATTTATCATGTAGTCGTACAAAATTTACATGGGGTATCCAAGTACCAAATGATCCAAAACATGTAATGTATGTGTGGATGGATgcattaataaattattattcaaGTTGTTTTATTGATGagggaaagaaaaaatattggCCAGCaaatgtacatattataGGTAAGGATATAACATGGTTTCATACAGTTATATTTCCaaccatattattatcagcTAATATACCCTTATCAAAAAGTGTTTTTTCTCATGGATTTGTACTAGCTGCAGATGGAAAGAAAATGTCCAAATCTTTAGGAAATGTAATAAATCCATTAGAAATTATTGATAAATATGGAGCAGATGCATTTAGATATCATGTTATTAAAGAAACTAAAAGAGGATGTGACACAAGATTTGATGTTGATAATTTAGTAGATATGTGTAATTCTGATTTAGCTGATACAATAGGAAATTTAGTTCAAAGAACTTTATCTCTGTGTCAATTATGTAATGAATCTAAAATACCTGCATTTTATCCAGAGTACGAAATACATTTACCTATTGATATTTTACATTTCATTAATAGAGTAGAATATCATATGAAGACTTTTTGTGTTCAAAAATGTTGTGAGAAAAGTGTTCAGGTTTGTAaagatttaaataaattcttAACAGATATGGCACCATGGAAATATAAAGATgatttgaaaaataaaaagttacATATTATTAGGATAATGTTAGAagcaatatattttattgcgCATTATTTGGATATTTTTATACCATCTTTATCTCAtaaaatttttgaaaaattgaATACACCCAAAAAAGTCATTGCAGATTTGTCCCCTTGGCTTAACAATTTAACTGAAGgagttataataaataatgataatatattatttaaaaaatatgaagtaGAAACAGCCAAAATTAAGTTGCAAAAGGTTATTATAAGGGTATGTAAAattgttaatataattaacacTGAGTCGTCACAAAATACAACCATTTGTGAAATAGAGGtagataatgataaaataacaGCTGTTCTATATCtaccatataataataataataacaaactTGTTAATTTATTAACTCTTGCAATATTGAATATAAAACCCCTTaccattaataatataaccgTTAATGCAATCATTCCACATGTACgtaaagaaatatttacatttccCATAGAAGAAAGAATTCCAACAGGAACTTTAATTCaaggaaaaaattataaaacacTTGTTAAGCAAAGAGATAATTTAACCAAAAAAGAGGTAGTCTCATTGGATCTatctattataaataataagtgTTTTTTTGAGAAGAATATTCCTTTAGTTTTTGCTTCTCATGAAGATAAGCAGGTTTATCACTCAACCCAAGACAATGGTTCACTtacctttttttaaaacaaaaaaaaaaaaaaaaaaaaaaaaaaaaaaaaaaataaataaataaataaataaaataaataaataaataaataaatagagtgcatatatatatatattttatatatatgtatacgtGTATATGTTTAAATAAGATAttgtcaatatatatatatatatatatattttacatttttaatgAACGTAATAATTTATCCATTTTGATTCACCTATTTATATTCGtttgttaaaaatatttgtttattattatataaatataatataatatattacattatattatattattgttagatatgtataaaagtaattaatgaattaataaacaaataaataaaactgTTATGtcataaaaacatatacacacttgaaatataaaaattttatattttcattaaaaaaagttaacaaaaaaaatgacaaaataaaacaataaacatgtatttatatatatatatatatatgtacatttggACCATCCATTTGTTAATACTTATTTTCACTTATAAACAACCTTGGGAGgatgttaattttttaataactcCATAAGTGCTACAGTTATATAGGACGATTTTGGTAGGGAACAggttaaatatattgaagACGTGGTTTGATAATCAGGTATttctttaattaaatattcatgATATTGTTCGTTAGATACATAAATTAATTCGTCCTCCACATTTTGCTGTTCTGTTATAATTTGTGAAGAAGCTTGGTTTGTCTTATTTGGTAATTGCTCTTTTATGaatgtattattttccttGTCCTCATTTTTAAGTTTATACAGATCACTTTTAATTATtggtattttatttaaatcatttaattcattttttataaaaatggatTTGAAATTATATGGTTTTACTACAATTTTTCGATAGCATCCTGACGCATTGAAAAAATGTTTTTCAGATTTAAAATCTTCTAAAGTTAAATTAATTGTTTCTAacacttttatatattcttctttCAAGTTAGGAGGAAgtactatatttttatctccTGGTAAAGGTAAGACAACATcataaatgttatataaagaaatattattttctgtgATTGGAATAATTTTACTTTCATAGagcatattatcattatttgtattatcgCTAGTATTATCATCACTTGATTCATCCAGACTTGAATATCCTGAATGGTgttgttcatatatttctACTAAATCTCCTAAAGCTATTTGAAGTCCaaattttttcattcttaTACTAACcaataaattaaatacaatACTTTGTATTGCATGAATGAAAAGTGAGAATATATCTTTAGGTAAATTCATAAATGCGTTTTTTAAATTGTTACTATTTTTTATTGAATTTAATATAGTTTTTTCTACATAGGAATGATTAGAAAtagaattaataatatttataatttcttgTGGTACAgaaatattatgattttcttttgatatatcaattttttttttttttttttttgtatcagTTGTAGATTCATTCATTTGGGAGGAACACATATGATCATTTTGTTGCTCAtctgtttttatatatatattttttttttcaattgaATTTTCACTTTTAATATGTTCATTAGTATGTtggcttttttttttttttttatctatcGCATTTTCATAAATAGAGTGATCTGTtagttcatttatataagtGATTAAATTTTGTTTATCTTCATCTTTCAATTCTGTATTTTGAATAACATAAGAAAGGGAGtgtttataatttctttttaatatagatataccaatttcataattttttatttgttttgttcCAAATCTTTGATGACCATAATAATTAACAAAACCCTTTGTTCTTAGATTTTCagataaaatatgaaaatttgattttacattattatgtACACCTCTGATAATAACTTTAAAATGGTTACCATTTAAATTACCTagtgataatttttttcttttatattccaaattagatatatatacattattattacaaaaccatttattgttattattacttattaaattatatatatcatatttgtttgttttgtGTATACAAAACTTTTGAACAGTAATAGCTCTTTTATCTTTAATTCCACAATAGGATATATCtgtattttttttggaaagATTCATTTTAAATTTGTTTAGAATTTCACATATATCtttgttttctttatataaattaaaatgtagatatttttttttttttttgagttcactttttttcttttttatatgattgaTATTATCTAAgaagttattattatttggtgCGTTGCTATCACAAATATTACTTTGCAGTTTATAAGTATTATCAATatcgttttttttatttaaattacaatacatattatgattttcatttgtatgattcatatttaatgtttctattttttcatatccaTCATTATctagttttctttttttaccataagtaatattaatagattcatcattattatgacaCGTACTAATATTTAACCGTGCCTTCAAAATATGTTCATTTgtttttacattattattattattataactatcACTGAGATGTGATTCATTTATTTCTTGTGAAGgatctaatttttttttgtttatgttATGAAAATGTTGATTGATGATATATTCCAATTCTTCCGTTTTATTATAACGTGATTTTTTATAAGttccttttaattttttaaaaattgaaGGAGACAATATACATTTAAGACAATCTAATGAAGGATATACTTGAATagcatttatatttttattattagatgatataaaagatgtatttaaatgatttatactatcatttatataatgatttaataataatatatttccatGTGATATCACTTGATCTATgttattaacattttttgtctctgttaataaaaatggataatattgttttataattttatgaatattttttctaataactttttttttttcttctatatttttattgtcaTAAATATCTTCATTGTTGTCAATTTTTATATCACAAGATAAATCATCTAAGTTTGTGAGAAGACAATATGGAATTGTATGAAtactttcattatttttattattacaagatatttgttcttttaatatatccttttttttttcatcatctttacatttttcatattttttatgatattccTTATTATCATCTCCATCATTATCTCTTTGTTCTGtctcattttcattttttaatttatacatttcataaagaatatttaaaaattggGAGAAAACCTTTCTATTATATTCACTCAAATAATGTGACAGGATATGCAAATGTTCTTccttatttgtaatattatatattatattagcATCTTCTTTTTCCTCATTTTCTTgaagaatatttttaattatatttttatctataacgtaatttaaatgaagaatttcatttttctttgttATTTCATGAACATGAAAATCTtcatatattgtttttattttcccaTAAATACCTTCCAATTGATTAACATCCTTTCGAATTAAATAATCAATTCCGTGATTTTTTATAGAAGATgcattcattatatatatacaattcaaaaaaaataaaaataaaaaaatatatataagtaaattattacatatatatattaaataaaagccaaatgaacaaattaaaaatgatttttttttttatatcttatagaacattatttttattttgttatatacaaaatggtaAAAATATGAGAGAgagaataatttataaagtaataaatgaataaaaatatatatatataaaaatatatatataatatatgtatttgtttatttatttatttatttataacctTTTTACTATTTCAATTTGAAAAAtggtaattttattttaaaaagaaaaaaagaaagaaagttcaaacaataaaatttattcttataaaatatCCTTTTATAGTCctgcatatataaatatatttttataattttataatatgtttcaTCTTCTATATAAAACTTATTgtgtttaaaatatttaagaatAATATGTGAGAATAAATGAGAATAGTCCATTTTAACAATTGAACATATCATTAAATaggtaaaataaataaataaataaataaatatatatatatatatatatatattaattgtagaacaaaacataaaaaaaataaaaaaaaattattgtatTAACTATGAAAGGTTTATTTTACCACTAAGGTACAAAATTTTATACAACACATTGTTGTTATATTGTATATcaagtataaaatatatatatatatatatatttatttatttatttataatatgtgaaattttttttttttttctatattttaaaaattataaaagtcTATCaacaatttatattaatgttaaaaaaatatttatatttaaaaaatgaaataaatgaaaatataaatttaactGAAATATACCATTCAACCATTAAGTTCTATTTATAATTCAAAgaataaaatgtaaaattattattattattatttctttttttttttttacaacattttttaaataaatgatTTTCAGTATGAAACTAagagaatatttttatatatcatataaaaaaaag contains:
- a CDS encoding methionine--tRNA ligase encodes the protein MMKPLNMILYPHKFFLNTVKCMLAAHIYNFNVELSEDFLYTRTFDIEKSLIINKKPLLIYENNYVSSTKAICFLFHRLRNKSKKPFDENLSYYLGWLEWSDLLEKHIEVLNKKNIIESLDELELYLKENKNKNKNFINNDDEKDENKLSLADIFVYTSLKHSCIEICKESWVHINEYIEKINNLQEIQNVIKNVEEIYKYKNIYSVFISKIHDKNVNEYLKNETFYITTAINYVNGDPHIGHAYEIVLADAIARYHKIIGRDTFFTTGADEHGLKIANQAAKNNMTPKELCDKNVLKFQNLNKLLYVEDDYYVRTTRDSHKKIAQEVWDKCEKNGDIYLGEYEGWYNVREETYVPENEAKLMNYIDPLNNIKLEKMKEPSYFFKMSKYQDKLIEYIQSNPDYIQPEQKRNEILQRLKEPLADLSCSRTKFTWGIQVPNDPKHVMYVWMDALINYYSSCFIDEGKKKYWPANVHIIGKDITWFHTVIFPTILLSANIPLSKSVFSHGFVLAADGKKMSKSLGNVINPLEIIDKYGADAFRYHVIKETKRGCDTRFDVDNLVDMCNSDLADTIGNLVQRTLSLCQLCNESKIPAFYPEYEIHLPIDILHFINRVEYHMKTFCVQKCCEKSVQVCKDLNKFLTDMAPWKYKDDLKNKKLHIIRIMLEAIYFIAHYLDIFIPSLSHKIFEKLNTPKKVIADLSPWLNNLTEGVIINNDNILFKKYEVETAKIKLQKVIIRVCKIVNIINTESSQNTTICEIEVDNDKITAVLYLPYNNNNNKLVNLLTLAILNIKPLTINNITVNAIIPHVRKEIFTFPIEERIPTGTLIQGKNYKTLVKQRDNLTKKEVVSLDLSIINNKCFFEKNIPLVFASHEDKQVYHSTQDNGSLTFF
- a CDS encoding U2 snRNA/tRNA pseudouridine synthase, putative, whose product is MNASSIKNHGIDYLIRKDVNQLEGIYGKIKTIYEDFHVHEITKKNEILHLNYVIDKNIIKNILQENEEKEDANIIYNITNKEEHLHILSHYLSEYNRKVFSQFLNILYEMYKLKNENETEQRDNDGDDNKEYHKKYEKCKDDEKKKDILKEQISCNNKNNESIHTIPYCLLTNLDDLSCDIKIDNNEDIYDNKNIEEKKKVIRKNIHKIIKQYYPFLLTETKNVNNIDQVISHGNILLLNHYINDSINHLNTSFISSNNKNINAIQVYPSLDCLKCILSPSIFKKLKGTYKKSRYNKTEELEYIINQHFHNINKKKLDPSQEINESHLSDSYNNNNNVKTNEHILKARLNISTCHNNDESINITYGKKRKLDNDGYEKIETLNMNHTNENHNMYCNLNKKNDIDNTYKLQSNICDSNAPNNNNFLDNINHIKKKKSELKKKKKYLHFNLYKENKDICEILNKFKMNLSKKNTDISYCGIKDKRAITVQKFCIHKTNKYDIYNLISNNNNKWFCNNNVYISNLEYKRKKLSLGNLNGNHFKVIIRGVHNNVKSNFHILSENLRTKGFVNYYGHQRFGTKQIKNYEIGISILKRNYKHSLSYVIQNTELKDEDKQNLITYINELTDHSIYENAIDKKKKKSQHTNEHIKSENSIEKKNIYIKTDEQQNDHMCSSQMNESTTDTKKKKKKIDISKENHNISVPQEIINIINSISNHSYVEKTILNSIKNSNNLKNAFMNLPKDIFSLFIHAIQSIVFNLLVSIRMKKFGLQIALGDLVEIYEQHHSGYSSLDESSDDNTSDNTNNDNMLYESKIIPITENNISLYNIYDVVLPLPGDKNIVLPPNLKEEYIKVLETINLTLEDFKSEKHFFNASGCYRKIVVKPYNFKSIFIKNELNDLNKIPIIKSDLYKLKNEDKENNTFIKEQLPNKTNQASSQIITEQQNVEDELIYVSNEQYHEYLIKEIPDYQTTSSIYLTCSLPKSSYITVALMELLKN